A window of Elusimicrobiota bacterium genomic DNA:
GTAGTCGAACCGGCTCATCGCCCCCATCGCGAGGATCGAGATGACCGCCCAGACGAACTGGCGCTGGAAGAAGAACAGGGGGCTGCCGATGTTCTTCTCGGCGTAGATCGCGCTCGCGGAGTAGACCATGACCACGCCGATGAAGAGCAGGGCCATGACCGCGCCGAACAGCGCGTAGTCGATCGGCGCGCCGCGCCGCGCGGAGACGCGCGGCTTCACCGGGACTTCGCCGCGGCGGCGACGAGGGCCTTGAAGCGGCGTCCGCGGTCCTCGAAGTCCTGGAACTGGTCGAAGGAGGCGCAGGCGGGTGACAGGAGCAAGGTGTCCCCCTTCTCCCCGATCTTGAGCCCGGTCTCCACCGCGGTCCGCAGGTCGCCGCACGGGAAGATCGGCACCAGGCCGGAGAGGTCCTCCTCGATGCGGCGCGCGGCCGAGCCGATGGTGAGGATGCCCTTCACCGACCTCTCGATCCAGGGCTTGAGCGGGCCGTAGGGGAAGCCCTTGTGCAGGCCTCCCAGGACGAGCAGGAGGCGCTTGCCGCCGGGCTCGTACGCCTTGAGGGCCACCATGGTCGAGTCCACGTTCGTGGCCTTGGAATCGTTGACGCAGGCGATGCCGCGCACGACGCCGCACGGCTCGATGCGGTGCTCGACGCCCTTGAAGGCCTTGAACGCCTTCTGGATCGCCGCGGGCTTCAGCCCCCGCGCGAGTCCCATGAGCCCCGCCGCCATCGCGTTCTCGAGGTTGTGGCGGCCCGGGAGGCGGGGCGGGACGAGGGCCAGCTCCTTCTTCGAGCCGGGAAGCTTGAAATGGAGCTTGCCCCCCTCTTCCCAAGCGTGGACATGGATGCCTTTCGTCCCGAAGTAAAGCCGCTGCGAGGGGCATTCGCGGGAGAGCCGATAGACCGCCGGATCGTCGGCGTTGAACACACAGGCGTCTCCGGGGCCCTGTTCGCGGAAGACCTTGGCCTTGGCGGACATGTACGCGGCCATGGAGCCGTGGTGGTCGAGGTGGTCGGCGGTAAGGTTGAGGATGGCCGAGGCGCGGGGCTCGAAATGGGCGGAGTCCTCGAGTTGGTAGCTCGAGCACTCGAGGACGATCACGTCCGTGGGTTTGGAGGACGGCGCGACGGCCGAGACCGGGATGCCGATGTTGCCGGCCAGCAGGGCCTTGCGGCCGCGCGGGAGGCCCGCTTTGAAGATCTCGTAAGCCAGCTGCGTCGTCGTGGATTTGCCGTTGGTGCCGGTGACGGCGACCACCGCCTTGGCTTTGGAGAACGCCAAGGAGATCTCCAGCTCGCTATAGACCGGAATTCCCTTCTCGGCGAGGGACTTGAAAATAGGAAGGTCGGGTTTTAAGCCGGGGCTTTTAACGACGAACGCGCAGGCGAGAAGCCGTTTGGAGTGACCGTTCCACTCCCATTTCGCTGCCTTCGGCAGCGTTTTTAAGATCGGCGTCAATTCGGCCTTCGGCCGGACGTCCGACCCTAAGACCTTAAAGCCTTTTTTCACCAACAGGCGCGCCACCGACTGGCCGGAACGGCCTAGACCGAGGACGCCGGCCAGCTTGCCCTTTTTGAAGGCCTTGGGATCGAACGGCTTCATCGCAGCTTGAGGGACGCCAACGCGGCAAGCATGAGCACGATGCTCACGATCCAGAATCTCACCGTCACCTTCGGCTCGGCGAGGCCGCCGAGCTCGAAGTGATGGTGGATCGGGGCCATGCGGAAGATGCGCTTGCCCCCCCGGAGCTTGAAGGAGGCCATCTGCAGGATCACCGACAAAGTCTCCAGGACGAAGACGCCCCCGATGATCGGCAGGAGCAATTCCTGCTTCACGCACATCGCCACGACGGCGATGACGCCGCCGAGGAACAGGGAGCCGGTGTCGCCCATGAAGATCTGCGCCGGATAGGAGTTGAACCAGAGGAAGCCCAGGCAGGCGCCGATGAGGCCCGCGAGGTAGACGGCGATCTCTCCGGCGCCCTCGACGTGGACGATGCGCAGGTAGTACGCGAGCTTGACGTTGCCCGAGGTGTAGGCGAGCACCGCGAAGCCCAGCGCGCAGAACATGACCGTGCCCGCGGCGAGGCCGTCGAGGCCGTCGGTGAGGTTGACCGCGTTCGAGGAGCCGACGATCATCAGGACGGCGAAGGCGAAGTACAGCACCCCCAGGTCAACGAACAGCTCCTTGCCGTAGGGGATGTTCATCATCGTGGTGAAGGAGCCGTTCGGCGGCTGCACGGAGAGGTAGGTGGTCACGCCCAGGCCGACGAGGACCTGGATCAGGAACTTGGCCTTGGACGGTGCGCCCTTGGCGTCCTTCTTGATGAGCTTGAGGTAGTCGTCCCAGAAGCCGATCGCCGTCAGGCAGATCGTCACGGACAGGAGCAGCCAGGTGAAGCGGTTGTCGGGGCGCATCCAGAGCAAGGTCGAGGCGACGACGGCGAGGAAGATCAGGGCGCCCCCCATCGTCGGCGTGCCGTGCTTGGAGAGGTGCGACTGGGGCCCGTCGGCGCGCTGCATCTGGCCGACCTTGCGCTCGCGCAGGGCGCGGATCAGGGAGGGGCCGAGCAGCAGGCTGACGGCGAGCGACGTCATGGCCGCGCCGCCGGCCCGGAAGGTGATGTATTGGAAGACGTTGAGCGGCCCGAACAGGTCGCGGAGCTGGTGGAGGTAATAGAGCATGTTAAAGCGCCTTGGCGAGCTCCTCGAGCCGCATCGCGCGGGACGCCTTGAACAGCACGGCGTCTCGGATCGTCAGCATGGATTTTAGCCCCTTGATATAGGACTTCGCGTCGAGCGTGTGCTCGACCGCGAAGCGCGGCTTGGCGGCGGACAGCGCGTCGGCCGCCGGCTTCATCTCGGGGCCGGCCAGATAGACGGCCTTCAGGTCGAGGGTGGCCAGCCACTCCCCCAGCTCGCGGTGGAAGCGGGGAGAATCGGGCCCCAGCTCCTTCATGTCCCCGAGGACGAGCGTCTTCGTCCGGGCCGGGAACTCCTCGCAGAAGGCGGCGATGGAGGCGCGCATGGACGCGGGGTTGGCGTTGTACGCGTCGAGGACGAGCGAGGCCCCGCTCGGGTGCGCCAGCGGCTCCTGGCGCAGCATGCCCGGCGCGTGCGCCTCGAGGCCGGCGCGGATCGCGTCCGGCGCCAGGCCCATCGCCCAGGCCGCGGCGGCGGCGCCCGCGGCGTTGTAGCGATTGAACTCTCCGAAGGCCCGCAGCTTGACCGTCAGGCGGTGCCGGTCGATGATCAGGCCGTCCTTGCCCTCGATGCGCACCTTGCAGCTCGACCCCGTCCCGTAGGTGACCGCGCGCGCGCCCAGCCGGGTCTCCAGCGCCGCCAGCCACGGGTCGTCGGCGTTGATCACGGCCGCGCCGTCCTCGGGGAGGACCGCGATGACCTCCGAGTTCGTCTGAAACGTGGTCTCGATCGTGCCGAAGCTCTCCAGGTGGTCGGGGCCGATGTTCGTGAGCAGGGCGACGGTCGGCTGGATCACGAGCGCCAGCTCCGCGATCTCCCCCTTGCGGCAGGCGGCGAGCTCGAAGATGCCGTAGCGGTGCTCGGGCAGGAGCTCGAGCACGGACAGCGGCACGCCGATCTCGTTGTTCCAGTTGCCGGGGGTCGCGCACACGGGGCCGACCTGGGCGCAGATGGACTTGAGCATCTCCTTCGTCGTCGTCTTCCCGTTCGAGCCGACGATGCCGGCGACGGGGATGTCGAAGCGCTTGCGGTGGAAGTGGGCGAGGGCCTGCAGGGCCTTCAGCGTGTCGGGGACCTCGACGACGTGGCCGGGTCGCGGCGCGTCCGCGGCGAGCTTCCCCTCCGCGACGACCCAGCCCGTCGCGCGGGCGGCGAAGTCGGGGGTCAGCAGCGAGTGGGCGTCGATCTTCTCCCCGACCAGGGCCCAGAACGCCTGCCCCGGCTTCAGGCTCCGGGTGTCGGTCGTCAACGAGTCGACGGGCGCCGCGGCGTCGCCGCGGGTCAATCTCCCCCCGGCCGCCCGCGCGAACTCGCCCCACGTCAGATCAAGCCTCATCTCAGTGCCTTCAAAGCCTCGCGCGCGGCCGCGCGATCGTCGAACGGGATCGTGCGGTCTCGCAAAATCTGCTGGTCCTCGTGGCCCTTGCCGGCGATCAGCACCACGTCGCCGGGCCGGGCCGCGGCGATCGCCGCGGCGATCGCTTCGGACCTGTCGGGTATCATCTTATAATTTTGGAGATGAGCCGCGCTCACTCCGGATTCGATGTCGTGAAGGATCGCCGCCGGGTCTTCGGAACGAGGATTGTCGCTGGTGAAGTAAGCGAAATCCCCGCCGCGGCACGCGGCGACGCCCATGGGGCCGCGCTTGGTCTTGTCGCGATCGCCTCCGCATCCCACGACCGTGATGATGCGGCGATGCGGCAAGGAACGGAGAAGGGCGAGGATCGACTCCAAGGCGCTGTCAGTGTGGGCATAATCGACGAATACGTGGAAGTCCTGTCCTTCCGATATCGATTCCAGCCTCCCTGGTACGGCGCGAAGCGCCGCAATGCCGTTAAAAACGTTCTCAGGCGATACGTTCAATCCGAGCATGGCGGCGGCGGCCGCCATGGCGTTCTCGACGTTGTGTCTCCCCGGGAGACGCAGGTGGGCGTCATACCGTTTGCCCCGGAAGGTTACTCCAAATGCCGTTCCGTTCAAATCCGCTTTGCCTATATTCCCTTTGAGGTCCGTCGCGGCCTCCGTCAGCCCGAAGCGTATGACCTCGCAGTCCACCGCCTTCTTGACCAATAAATGCGCCCGGGGATCGTCGAAATTGAGCGCCGCCACCTTCGGGGATTTCTTGTTGTCGGCCCGCGCCAACAGATCGAAAAGTCTCGCCTTCGCGTCGAAGTAAGCGTCCACGGTCTTGTGAAAATCCAAATGGTCCCGCGTCAGATTCAAAAATATACATGCATCGAAATCGACGCTCTCGACCCGTTTGAGCGCCAGCGCGTGCGACGAGACCTCCATCAGCCCGTGCGTCGCCCCGCCGTCCCGGAATCTGGCCAGCAATTTCGTCAGCGTCAGCGAGATCGGCGTCGTGTTGATCGACTTCTCCAGCCGCTCCCCGTCCAGCCGGTTCTCGATCGTCCCCGCGACGGCGGGCCGTCCTCCGGCCGCCTTGACGATGGACTCGAGAAGGTAGGTGGTCGTGGTCTTCCCGTTGGTTCCGGTGACCCCGACCATCGTCATCGCCCCCGACGGATGCCCGTAGAACGAATCGGAGAGGACCGCCATGGCCAGGGCGATGTCCTCCACCTGGACCCAGGTGCCTTTGATGACGGCGGGCGGAGGCGGAGGCTCGAGCTCGCTGACGACGGCGACGGCTCCGTTTTCCAGGGCTTGGCGCGCGTGCCGGTTCCCGTCGGTCTTGGCGCCGGGCATGGCGAAGAACAGGTCTCCCGGCGCGACCTCGCGGGAATCGTGGCGCAGGCCGGAGATCGGCAGGTCCACGGACCCGGCGACGCGCCGCGTCGCCGCGGCGCGGAGCAGCTCGGCGAGCGTCACGTCAGCGCCTCGCCGTTCCGAGCGCGGGGTCGGCGGGATGGTCGGGCGGGAGGCCCTCGAGGGTCAGCAGGCGGCTTCCCAGGCGGGCGAAGATGGGCGCGGCGACCAGTCCGCCGTAGTAGGCGCCTTTCGGCTCGTGCAGGACGACGAGGATGGTCCAGCGGGGCGCGGAGGCCGGCAGGTAGCCCGCGAAGGAGGCCGTGTACGCGGAGGAGGAGTACTTCCGCGTGAGCGGGTCGATCTTGCGCGCGGTGCCGGTCTTGCCCGCGGCGCGGTAGCCGGGTATCCTCGCGCTGGCCGCCGTGCCGCGCTCGACGACGCCCTCGAGCATCGCCGAGACCTCGCGCACCGCGCGCTCGGAGGCGACGCGGCGGACCTTGACCGGGGGCTTGCCGTCGGCGATCAGCTTGGGCTCCCACAGCGTGCCGCCGTTGGCGATCGCGGAGTACGCGCCCAGCATCTGCAGCGGGCTCACCGCCAGGCCGTAGCCGTAGGAGGAGACGGCCAGGCCGACCTTGGTCAGGTCGGAGAGCGGCTTGAGCTCGCCGGCGCTCTCTCCGGGCAGCGGCGCGCCCGTCTTGGCGCCGAAGCCGAACGCGCGCGCCAGCCGGTAGAAGCGCGCGGCGCCCACCCGCTCGACCACCTTCGCGGTGCCGATGTTCGACGAGCGCTCCATCACCTGCGCCAAGGTCATGTTCCCCTCCGGCTCATGGTCCGTGATGGTTACTCCGGGGGTGAGCTGGAACTTACCGCCTTCGCCGTTGAAGAGCTCGTCCGGGCGCACGACCCGGTCGTCGACGGCGGCCAGCGCCGTGACGATCTTGAAGGTCGAGCCGGGCTCGAAGGCGTCCTGGACCAGCGGGTTGCGCAGCGGGTCCGGCGGCCACGCGGCCATCGCCAGGATCTCGCCGTTGCGCGGGTCCTGGATCGCGACGACGCCTTCCTTGAACTGGCCCTTCTCGCCGCCCTCGCGCAGCGCCTCCTCCGCGAGGAACTGGGCGGTCCGGTCGAGCGTCAGCTTCAGGGGATCGGGCTCGTCGCCGGCGTCGGAGACGCTCTTGTAGATGGAGCGTCCCTGCCCGTCGCGGATGACCTCCATGCGGCGCGCGCGCCCGGTCAGGCGCTTGTCCTGCGACAGCTCGAGCCCGGCGAGGCCCTTGCCCTCGGCTCCGACCAGGCCGAGGACGCCGCGCGCGAGGTCGCCGTTCGGGTACACGCGCTCCTGCGCGGGCACGAGGCCCAGGCCCTCGACGCGCGCCTCGGAGAGCTTCTGGAACTCCTCGAGGGACAGCTTCGTTTTCAGCCAGGCGAAGCGGTTGGCGGCGCGGGTCTTCCTCGCGATCTCGGGGGCGGGCAGCTTGAGCAGCGGCGCGAGCCTCGCGCCGAAGGCGTTCGGATCCTTGACCATCGCCTTGTCCACGAAGCACGACCAGGAAGGGATGGACCGCGCGAGCACGCGGCCGCGGCGGTCGATCAGGTCGGCGCGCGGGGCCGCTTCCTTGGCGGTGCGCGCGAACTCGCCCGAGGCCCGGGTGGAGAGGTTGTCGTGCCGGAGGACCTGGAGGTAGGCGAGGCGGACGCCGAGCGGCAGGAGCGGCGACAGCGCCAGGGTGGCGGCGACGGTCAGCCGGAATCCGAGGTCCATGGCGTCGGCCTCAGCTGCGCGAAGGTCCGACGAGGGGCAGCCGCGCCCAGAGGCGGGGCAGCAGGCCGCCGGTCTCGAGCGAATGCCCCGACAGCGAGCGGAGGGTGCCGGGAGCGGCCGGGACCATCCCGAGCTTGGTGTTCGCGCGCGCGGCGAGGGCCGCGGGAGCCATGGTCTCGTCGAGCTTGAGGCGCAGGTCCGCGACGCGGCTGCGCAGGGCGCGGGCCTCGCGCCGGGTGGACTCGACCCGGTAGCCGATCCGGGTGGCCTGGACGTGCTGCCAGCAGAGGAACATGAGGAGCGCGCCCAGGCCCGCGAACTTCACGACTCGTCGAGGATCGAATCCCATCAGCGCGTCCATCATACCATGTTCCTTTTAGAGTGAGGAGCGGGCGCCCCCGCCGAGAGGGGCGCCCGCCCTATAGTTGGCGGCTCCCCCCCGCCGAGAAGGGAGGCCGCCTAAGTCGGGCGGCTCTCCCCGCCGAGAGAGAGGCCGCCTTTATCAACGGATTGGTGGTGGGGCATCTATATCCACCAATCCAAAAACTCCGAGATCGTTGGGACGGCCCTTCCCCGCCGAGAGAGAGGGCCGTCCCGTTATCGATGGCGAGCGCCCCGCCGAGAGGGCGCCCCCCAAATCCAGTTCAGGGCCGGTTGGACCCCCTCGTCTTGAGGAAGACCCGCCGCCACACGTAGCCGGGGGAGCTGATCTTGCCCACCGGAGAGACCGCGACGGTCTGCCGGCGGTCGAGAAGGAAGGACACCGTGGTGTCCAGCTTCGTCAGGGCCGCCATCGCGGCCGTCGATCCGCTCAGGAACGAGGTGTTCTTCATCATTCGTGTTCCCCCCTATCGCTTCTTTTCGATGACCCGCAGTTTCGCGCTGCGGCTGCGGGGATTACGCGCGACCTCTTCCTCGCTCGGGGCGATCGCCGACTTGGCGTCGCCCTTCCCGAGATACGCGCACGACCCCTGCGCGACGAACGAAGCGAAAACGTTCTTGACGATGCGGTCCTCGAGCGAGTGGAAGGTGATCACGCACAGCCTTCCGCCGTTCTTGAGGTACGGCACCACGGCCTCGAGGCCGCGCGTCAGCGACTCGAGCTCCTGGTTCACCGCGATGCGCAGGGCCTGGAACGTGCGCGTCGCCGGGTGATGCCCGGTGCGCGGCACGACGGACTCCACGCAGTCGGCCAGCTCCAAAGTGGTCGAGAAGGGCTTTTTCGCGCGGCGCGAGACGATCGCGCGGGCGATCTTGTCCGCCTCCGGCTCCTCGCCGAACTCCGTGAGGAGCATCGCGATCTGCTCGGCCGGCCAGCGGTTGACGATCTGCTCGGCCGTGAGCGAGGCGTCGGGCCCCAGGCGCATGTCGAGGGGCCCCTCGCGCAGGAACGAGAAGCCGCGGGAGGGCTTGTCGAGCTGCAGCGAGGAGACGCCGAGGTCGAACAGCGCGCCCGTCAGAGGGAAGAACCCTTCCTTCTCCAGAACCGCGCCCAGGGAACGGAAGTTCGAGCGGACCGCGTGGAATCTTCCACTGTGGGCTCCGAGCCGGTGACCGGCTTCAGCGAGCGCCTCCGGATCCGCGTCGAGACCAAGTACCTTTCCCTGGGCTGAAAGCTTGTTGAGGAGGGCCTCGGAATGGCCGCCCAGACCGAGGGTGGCGTCGAGATACAGTCCCCCCTTGTCCGTGACGAGGCGATCCAGCGTTTCCGCCAGAAGGACCGACTCGTGCGTGTACCGGCGCTCTTCCAAGATCATATCTCCAGGCTCTTCCCGATCTTCCTGTACGCCGGGGCGACGGTCGACTTCTCGTACGCCGCCCAGCGCTTCGCGTCCCAGATCTCAGCGCGGTTGCCCGCTCCCTGCACCAGCACGTCGAAGCGCAGCCCCGCGTGCTCCTTCAGGTACTGCGGGACGAGTATGCGTCCCTGCGCGTCCGTCTCGACCTCGACCGCCTCGGAGAAGAACTTGCGCTTGAACGCCCGCTCCTGCTCCTTGTCCGGCATCGAGAACATCTTCAGATCGTCCGCGAGCATCTTCTCCCACTGCGTCGGCAGGAACAGGTAGAGGCAGCCGTCCATCCCGCTCGTCAGGTAGAACGCTCTCCCCTTCTCCTGCGCCAAAGTCTCCCGGTACTTCGGAGGCACCGCGAGGCGGTTCTTCGGATCGAGCGAGTAGTCGTAACGGCCGATGAGCAGGGCCATTATTTCCCACCTTCTCCCACTCGCTTGTTATTCTTCACCACTTTTCCCCACCGGGAACGTGAGTATAGAGGACTCATGTGTTCCTGTCAAGTGACGATTTTTTGACGCCGCGCTCCCCCGTCGAGGAACAGGAGTAAAATAGCCGCGGTTTTCATCCGATCGAAAAATTATTTTCGCGCGACCATGCTGCGCCCCTCGCTCATGTCGGCGCGGGCGAAAATACGATCTCCGCCGGGGACGGTCGGGATTGACCCGACCTCCGGCGGGTTTGCCGCGCTGCGGCAAACCCCACAGGCCGCCGGCAGAGATTATTTTCTCGCCCTTACCGCATGGGAGCGAGCGGTTGGAGAGAGAGCGCGAGCCTGATAGGTCGGCGAAGGCCCGGCGGCGGCTTCATGTCCTGAGGGGTGTGGGGTCGCCGCGCCGTTTGCGCTCGAAGCGCGGTCGACCCCAAGCGAGGCTCAATGCCGAGCGGCCCCGAAGGACATGAAGCCGCCGCCGGGCCGTCCCGAGCCTTACTGCCCGCCGATCTTCGCCATCTGCGCGCGCGAGAGCTCGTAGCGCCACGCGTGTTCGAGCGCGACCATGCGCGTGTACGGCGCGCCGTACGCGCGGTACAGCGCCTCGGGCGCGGGACGCCCGTCGCGCAGGTGCGCGGCGAACTTGTAGAACGACGAGCGGTACTGCGTGCGGATCAGGAAGCGCACCGTGCTGTAGCACTGCGCGTACCAGAGCCGCACCTTCGCGTCGGGCCAGCCCGCGGTCGAGGTGACGGCGGTGAGCTTGTCGATCGGGAAGCCGTCCCCCTGCTCGAGGCGCTCGAGGTTCTCTCTCAGCCAGTTCGGCGCGGCCAGGCCGCGCTCGACCTGCACGAGCGTCGCCATCCCCTCCGACAGCCAGAGCGGGTCGGTGGCGCCGTCGATGAAGAAGCCGTCGAAGTAGATGTGCGTCAGCTCGTGCGCGACGATGCCGGGAAGCTCCTCGCTCTCGTACACGTAGAGCTTGCGCTTGCTCACCGAGCTCGCGCCGCCGGACCAGACGGGCCGGCCCGTCACGCGGCGGTAGGTGTCCTGGTTCTTGAACAGGAAGATCGTCGTGCGCTCGTTGCTCGCCCACGGGGAGAAGGGCGCCAAGTCGAGCATGAGGTTCGAGTGCAGGCTCTCGATGAGCTCGATGAAGCGGTCGGAGGCGGGGTACTGCTCGGCGAACACGGTGAAGTGCCGGGACTCGCTGCGCACGAAGCCCGCGGGCGTCGGCATGTCGGCGGGCGAGCTGCGGTCCTCGCGCGAGCGCGTCGTGCGGGCCGGCGACTGCGCGGGCGCCGGCGCGGGAGAGGGCCGGCCGCGGGCCGCGGGGCCGACGGCGGCGACGTTCGGGTCCGAGGACACGGCGCGGCGGCCCTGCGAAGGAGCGGGCCCCACGTAATCCCCGGACGGGATGACGTTGAGGCCCGGGGCCGGCGCGGCCGGCGCGGCGGGCGGGAGGGCGGCGGGCGCGTTGACGGCGATCTCGACGGGCGCGACCGGGGCCAGGGCGCCCTCGTCGTGCGCCGGGGCTAGGGGCAGGGGCGGCGCCGCGCTGTACGGCGCGATGCGCTTCATCTTCGCGAGCTCAACCTCCTCCTCGCCGAGGTATTGATACACCATGACGCCCCAGAGGCTGATGACCAGGACCCAGATGAGTACGCGGAGTCTTAAAAGAACGTCCACAGGGTTAGTTTAGCCCCTCCGCGCGGCTTTCTCCACCCTCGTCTCAGCTGTTGGCGCCGAAGGCGTCGCGCAGGCGCAGGGCCGTCTGGGCCAGACTGTGCACGAACAGGGAGAAGATGACGATGAAGGCCGCGTGCGAGAAGACCATGCCGAGGAACGGCCCCTCGAGCGGCTGGCGGTACATGATGATCCCGATCATCGCGCCCGCGGCGGACAGGGAGCACAGCACGGTCTCGAGCTTCGAGGTGGTCAGCGCCGCCGCGGTCGGGGCCAGCACGAACAGCAGCCACATCGGGCCCCAGTACGGGTACAGAAGGTAGAACAGCGGGATCGCCCAGACGAGGTTCAGCCACACCTGGATCTGGCGGAAGCGGCCCGCCCAGCGGACCCAGCGGTACTGGTTCTTCCCGATCCACCAGTTCGCGAGGACGTCGGCGAGCAGGATGCCGACGGCGATCTTCGTCGTGGCGGCCTCGGGCTCGCCGAAGTGGACGGCCAGGAGGATGAGCACCAGCGCGAACGGCGTGAAATAGCGGCTGAGCATCTGCATCGGTCAATCCTCCTTGCGCCCGAACAGGACCAGGCGGCGGTCCCGCTCTTCGCCGGGACGGCGATAAGGGCAAGACTTTAGCACTGTGGCGTGCGCCGCGGCCAGAGCCTTGGCGGGCGCGGGCTCGGCCGGGTCCGGCGGGTCCGATTGGAAGGCGGCGAAGACCCCCTTCGGGGCGAGCATGGGCCAGGCGAGGCGGATCGCCTCCGGGAGCTCGGCCAGCGCCCGCTCGATCACCGCGTCGTGGTCGAGCTCGTAGGCGGTGAGCGCGGCGCCCGACCCGGCGCGCCGGTTGAGGACGCGCAGCTCCTTCAGCCCGGTGCGCGTCGCCGCGGCGTTGAGGAAGCGGTACTTGCGCTCGACGGACTCCATCAAGGTGACCCGCGCCTCCGGCCAGACGAGCTTGAGCACGATCCCGATGAAGCCGGCGCCGGAGCCGAGGTCGAGTATGCGGGGCGTGCTCGGCAGCGTCTTGCGCAGGACGCCGGCCGCGAACACCCCGTCCGTCGCGTGCTTGAGGACGAGGTCGTCCCAGTCCGCGTCGGCGGTCAGGTTCACGTCCTCGTTCCTCTCGCGCACGAACGACAGGTAGGAGGATATCGCGTCGAGCTTCGCGGCGCCGAGCGGCTCGCCCCAGGACGCGGCGGCTTCGGCGAGGCGTCCGAGCGCCGCGCTCATCTCGCGCGCGCGTGGACCCACAGGACCTGAAGGTCGGCCGGGGTCACGCCGGGCACGCGCCCGGCCTGGCCGAGCGTGCGGGGCCGCAGGCGCGCGAGCTTCTGGCGCGACTCGTTGGTCAGCGCGCCGATCGCCGCGTAGTCCAGGCCCTCGGGGATCTCGACGAGCTCCGCGGCCTTCAGGCGCTCGGCGGAGCCCCGCTCGCGGGCGATGTAGGGCTCGTAGGACGCGCGGATCTCGCGCTGCTCCCGGACCTTGGCCATCGACCAGGGCGCCAGCTCCGCGTCCGCGGCCTCCCCCCCCTCGAGGACGAGGCCGCGGTAGCGCAGGAAGCGCTCGTGCGCGGCCGGCGCGATGAGGCCGAGGGCCGCGCCCTTCCCCATCAGGCGCAGGTCGGCGTCGTCGGCGCGCAGGCTCAGGCGGTTCTCGGCGCGCGCGGTGAACATCCGGTAGGGCTCGTCCACGCCGCGCACGACGAGGTCGTCGATCATGACGCCGAGGTAGGCCTCGTCCCGGCCGAGCCTGAAGGGCGCCTCGCCGCGGGCGAGCCGCGCGGCATTGATCCCCGCGACGAGGCCCTGTCCCGCGGCCTCCTCGTAGCCCGTCGTGCCGTTGATCTGGCCGGCGAGGAAGAGCCCGGGCACGAGGCGGCTCTCGAGCGTGTCGGTCAGCTGCGTCGGCTGGCAGAAGTCGTACTCGATCGCGTAGCCGCAGCGCGTGAGCAGGGCGTCCTCGAGGCCGGGGATCGAGGCGACGAGGGCGCGCTGGGCATCCTCGGGGAGGCTCGTCGACATGCCGTTGAGGTAGACCTCGCTGGTATTCCACCCCTCGGGCTCGAGGAAGAGCTGGTGGCGCTCCTTCAGCGGGAACTTGACGACCTTGTCCTCGATGGACGGGCAGTAGCGCGGGCCGGAGCCTTCGATCTTTCCGGAGTACAGCGGCGAGCGGTCCAGGTTGTCGCGGATCACGCGGTGCGTCGCCGCGTTGGTGTAGGCGACCCAGCTCGGGAGCTGCGGATTCGTGATCGCCTCGTTG
This region includes:
- a CDS encoding UDP-N-acetylmuramoyl-tripeptide--D-alanyl-D-alanine ligase, giving the protein MRLDLTWGEFARAAGGRLTRGDAAAPVDSLTTDTRSLKPGQAFWALVGEKIDAHSLLTPDFAARATGWVVAEGKLAADAPRPGHVVEVPDTLKALQALAHFHRKRFDIPVAGIVGSNGKTTTKEMLKSICAQVGPVCATPGNWNNEIGVPLSVLELLPEHRYGIFELAACRKGEIAELALVIQPTVALLTNIGPDHLESFGTIETTFQTNSEVIAVLPEDGAAVINADDPWLAALETRLGARAVTYGTGSSCKVRIEGKDGLIIDRHRLTVKLRAFGEFNRYNAAGAAAAAWAMGLAPDAIRAGLEAHAPGMLRQEPLAHPSGASLVLDAYNANPASMRASIAAFCEEFPARTKTLVLGDMKELGPDSPRFHRELGEWLATLDLKAVYLAGPEMKPAADALSAAKPRFAVEHTLDAKSYIKGLKSMLTIRDAVLFKASRAMRLEELAKAL
- the murD gene encoding UDP-N-acetylmuramoyl-L-alanine--D-glutamate ligase gives rise to the protein MKPFDPKAFKKGKLAGVLGLGRSGQSVARLLVKKGFKVLGSDVRPKAELTPILKTLPKAAKWEWNGHSKRLLACAFVVKSPGLKPDLPIFKSLAEKGIPVYSELEISLAFSKAKAVVAVTGTNGKSTTTQLAYEIFKAGLPRGRKALLAGNIGIPVSAVAPSSKPTDVIVLECSSYQLEDSAHFEPRASAILNLTADHLDHHGSMAAYMSAKAKVFREQGPGDACVFNADDPAVYRLSRECPSQRLYFGTKGIHVHAWEEGGKLHFKLPGSKKELALVPPRLPGRHNLENAMAAGLMGLARGLKPAAIQKAFKAFKGVEHRIEPCGVVRGIACVNDSKATNVDSTMVALKAYEPGGKRLLLVLGGLHKGFPYGPLKPWIERSVKGILTIGSAARRIEEDLSGLVPIFPCGDLRTAVETGLKIGEKGDTLLLSPACASFDQFQDFEDRGRRFKALVAAAAKSR
- a CDS encoding phospho-N-acetylmuramoyl-pentapeptide-transferase, encoding MLYYLHQLRDLFGPLNVFQYITFRAGGAAMTSLAVSLLLGPSLIRALRERKVGQMQRADGPQSHLSKHGTPTMGGALIFLAVVASTLLWMRPDNRFTWLLLSVTICLTAIGFWDDYLKLIKKDAKGAPSKAKFLIQVLVGLGVTTYLSVQPPNGSFTTMMNIPYGKELFVDLGVLYFAFAVLMIVGSSNAVNLTDGLDGLAAGTVMFCALGFAVLAYTSGNVKLAYYLRIVHVEGAGEIAVYLAGLIGACLGFLWFNSYPAQIFMGDTGSLFLGGVIAVVAMCVKQELLLPIIGGVFVLETLSVILQMASFKLRGGKRIFRMAPIHHHFELGGLAEPKVTVRFWIVSIVLMLAALASLKLR
- a CDS encoding UDP-N-acetylmuramoyl-L-alanyl-D-glutamate--2,6-diaminopimelate ligase yields the protein MTLAELLRAAATRRVAGSVDLPISGLRHDSREVAPGDLFFAMPGAKTDGNRHARQALENGAVAVVSELEPPPPPAVIKGTWVQVEDIALAMAVLSDSFYGHPSGAMTMVGVTGTNGKTTTTYLLESIVKAAGGRPAVAGTIENRLDGERLEKSINTTPISLTLTKLLARFRDGGATHGLMEVSSHALALKRVESVDFDACIFLNLTRDHLDFHKTVDAYFDAKARLFDLLARADNKKSPKVAALNFDDPRAHLLVKKAVDCEVIRFGLTEAATDLKGNIGKADLNGTAFGVTFRGKRYDAHLRLPGRHNVENAMAAAAAMLGLNVSPENVFNGIAALRAVPGRLESISEGQDFHVFVDYAHTDSALESILALLRSLPHRRIITVVGCGGDRDKTKRGPMGVAACRGGDFAYFTSDNPRSEDPAAILHDIESGVSAAHLQNYKMIPDRSEAIAAAIAAARPGDVVLIAGKGHEDQQILRDRTIPFDDRAAAREALKALR
- a CDS encoding penicillin-binding protein 2 — translated: MDLGFRLTVAATLALSPLLPLGVRLAYLQVLRHDNLSTRASGEFARTAKEAAPRADLIDRRGRVLARSIPSWSCFVDKAMVKDPNAFGARLAPLLKLPAPEIARKTRAANRFAWLKTKLSLEEFQKLSEARVEGLGLVPAQERVYPNGDLARGVLGLVGAEGKGLAGLELSQDKRLTGRARRMEVIRDGQGRSIYKSVSDAGDEPDPLKLTLDRTAQFLAEEALREGGEKGQFKEGVVAIQDPRNGEILAMAAWPPDPLRNPLVQDAFEPGSTFKIVTALAAVDDRVVRPDELFNGEGGKFQLTPGVTITDHEPEGNMTLAQVMERSSNIGTAKVVERVGAARFYRLARAFGFGAKTGAPLPGESAGELKPLSDLTKVGLAVSSYGYGLAVSPLQMLGAYSAIANGGTLWEPKLIADGKPPVKVRRVASERAVREVSAMLEGVVERGTAASARIPGYRAAGKTGTARKIDPLTRKYSSSAYTASFAGYLPASAPRWTILVVLHEPKGAYYGGLVAAPIFARLGSRLLTLEGLPPDHPADPALGTARR